In Micromonospora sp. LH3U1, one genomic interval encodes:
- a CDS encoding acyl carrier protein, which translates to MLAEDLVVEVITDLLDLPGKTLAAGTPLVAVDGWDSVNALRVLVYLERETGRPLDYERFAAAATVGDLAELVDRTGAGTPR; encoded by the coding sequence GTGCTGGCTGAGGACCTGGTGGTCGAGGTCATCACCGACCTGCTCGACCTGCCCGGCAAGACCCTCGCGGCGGGCACCCCGCTCGTCGCGGTGGACGGCTGGGACTCGGTCAACGCGCTGCGGGTGCTGGTGTACCTGGAGCGCGAGACGGGCCGGCCGCTCGACTACGAGCGGTTTGCCGCGGCCGCCACGGTCGGCGACCTCGCGGAGCTCGTCGACCGGACCGGCGCGGGGACGCCCCGATGA
- a CDS encoding MbtH family protein, whose protein sequence is MSRWTVLVNHEEQYGLFPADRPSPGGWRPAGFEGTEEECVAHVDQVWTDLRPVSLRRATAGQPGS, encoded by the coding sequence GTGAGCCGCTGGACCGTGCTGGTCAACCACGAGGAGCAGTACGGGCTGTTCCCGGCCGACCGGCCCAGCCCCGGCGGGTGGCGCCCGGCCGGCTTCGAGGGCACCGAGGAGGAGTGCGTCGCGCACGTCGACCAGGTCTGGACCGACCTGCGCCCGGTGTCGCTGCGCCGCGCCACGGCCGGGCAGCCCGGCAGCTAG
- a CDS encoding HAD-IIIC family phosphatase, producing the protein MALLGSSTLDALPPMITAAALRRGILPEVRMAGFNQWQLEIAAGAPELSTLRPRLVACLLDDAAVFDRVADPVDLDEVEARCVAFPTEVATWATAARETLGGLTVLGTIPLSPLRSRRLVSYAARARLAAVWSRMNAELAGLAADLPSAVVLDFPDLAETAGGIFAGDRMRHVAGHAYRPSYLLAYAEELSRVAAADLGRSAKCLVLDLDNTVWDGVVGDVGTAGLRVGGSYPGTAHTELQRLARDLSAQGVLLAVSSKNDDPLAVEALDTHPEMLLRSEHFVARRIDWEPKAGNVRAIAAELNLGSDAFVFVDDNPVERELMRRMAPEVATVELPDDPAGYAGALAARGDFLVLSLTDEDRDRTTSYRARARSREIEQQATSLEDHLAQLGSRLTVEPLTPMNAGRITQLFAKTNQFNLTGVRYGAAEVDRSGTDGAPTFFAARLSDRFGDHGLIAAIALDRAADGAWTVGNFVLSCRVFSRGVESTLLGLVLRSAAAAGAPGVAGTFRATDRNGRFAGLYPSLGFRPTTAAGEFRHDLARLPDLSPFIEITHESEVFRAG; encoded by the coding sequence GTGGCCCTGCTCGGCAGCTCCACCCTGGACGCGCTGCCCCCGATGATCACCGCGGCGGCGCTCCGCCGCGGGATCCTCCCCGAGGTCCGGATGGCCGGGTTCAACCAATGGCAGCTGGAGATCGCCGCCGGCGCGCCGGAGCTGTCCACGCTGCGTCCCCGGCTGGTTGCCTGCCTGCTCGACGACGCGGCGGTCTTCGACCGGGTGGCCGACCCGGTCGACCTCGACGAGGTCGAAGCCCGTTGCGTCGCCTTCCCGACGGAGGTTGCCACCTGGGCCACCGCCGCCCGCGAGACGCTGGGCGGCCTGACAGTGCTCGGCACCATCCCGCTGAGCCCGCTGCGGTCGCGCCGGCTGGTGAGCTACGCCGCCCGTGCCCGGCTCGCCGCAGTGTGGTCGCGGATGAACGCCGAGTTGGCCGGCCTGGCCGCCGACCTGCCGTCGGCCGTGGTACTGGACTTCCCGGACCTCGCCGAGACGGCCGGCGGCATCTTCGCGGGCGACCGGATGCGCCACGTCGCGGGCCACGCCTACAGGCCCAGCTACCTGCTCGCGTACGCCGAGGAGCTGTCCCGGGTCGCCGCCGCCGACCTGGGCCGGTCCGCCAAGTGCCTGGTGCTCGACCTGGACAACACGGTCTGGGACGGCGTGGTCGGTGACGTCGGCACCGCCGGGCTGCGGGTTGGCGGCAGCTATCCGGGGACCGCGCACACCGAGCTCCAGCGGCTTGCCCGCGACCTGTCTGCACAGGGCGTCCTGCTCGCGGTCAGCTCCAAGAACGACGACCCGCTCGCCGTCGAGGCGCTCGACACCCACCCCGAGATGCTGCTGCGCAGCGAGCACTTCGTGGCCCGACGGATCGACTGGGAGCCCAAGGCCGGCAACGTCCGGGCCATCGCCGCCGAGCTGAACCTCGGCAGCGACGCCTTCGTCTTCGTCGACGACAACCCGGTCGAGCGGGAACTGATGCGCCGGATGGCGCCCGAGGTCGCCACCGTCGAGTTGCCCGACGACCCGGCGGGTTACGCCGGCGCGCTCGCCGCCCGCGGCGACTTCCTGGTGCTGTCGCTGACCGACGAGGACCGCGACCGCACCACTTCGTACCGCGCCCGGGCCCGGAGCCGGGAGATCGAGCAGCAGGCGACCAGCCTGGAGGATCACCTGGCACAACTCGGCTCGCGGCTCACCGTCGAGCCGCTGACGCCGATGAACGCCGGCCGGATCACACAGTTGTTCGCCAAGACCAACCAGTTCAACCTCACCGGCGTTCGGTACGGCGCGGCCGAGGTGGACCGGTCCGGCACGGACGGCGCACCCACCTTCTTCGCGGCCCGGCTCAGCGACCGGTTCGGCGACCACGGGCTGATCGCCGCGATCGCCCTCGACCGGGCCGCGGACGGCGCCTGGACGGTCGGCAACTTCGTGCTCAGCTGCCGGGTGTTCAGCCGCGGCGTGGAAAGCACGCTGCTCGGCCTGGTGCTGCGGTCGGCGGCCGCAGCCGGGGCGCCCGGCGTCGCCGGCACGTTCCGGGCGACCGACCGCAACGGCCGGTTCGCCGGCCTCTATCCGTCGCTCGGCTTCCGCCCCACCACCGCTGCCGGCGAGTTCCGGCACGACCTGGCGCGGCTGCCCGACCTGAGTCCCTTCATCGAGATCACGCATGAATCGGAGGTGTTCCGTGCTGGCTGA
- a CDS encoding TetR/AcrR family transcriptional regulator — translation MKASGVRARVRAEMVKELKTVAWRHLAAEGSNLSLRAVARDMGMASSAVYRYFPSRDDLLTALIIDAYDALGESAERAAEKAEPGLERWLAVGHAVRDWALAAPHEWALIYGSPVPGYRAPEDTIGPGVRVILLIGRVLKEALRAGLLELGEPLTGEYAEELAVVAARLGDDMPPRLVADSAAMFFMLCGAVNAELFGQLTNSVDRDRRGFFGFQLGKAATLAGLTA, via the coding sequence ATGAAGGCGTCGGGGGTCCGCGCCCGGGTCCGGGCCGAAATGGTCAAGGAGCTCAAGACGGTGGCCTGGCGCCACCTGGCCGCCGAGGGCTCCAACCTGTCGCTGCGCGCGGTCGCCCGGGACATGGGCATGGCGTCGTCCGCCGTCTACCGTTACTTCCCCAGCCGCGACGACCTGCTCACCGCGCTCATCATCGACGCGTACGACGCGCTTGGCGAGAGCGCCGAGCGCGCCGCCGAGAAGGCCGAGCCGGGGCTGGAGCGCTGGCTCGCCGTCGGGCACGCCGTCCGCGACTGGGCCCTGGCGGCGCCGCACGAGTGGGCGCTGATCTACGGCAGCCCGGTGCCCGGCTACCGCGCGCCGGAGGACACCATCGGGCCCGGCGTCCGGGTCATCCTGCTGATCGGGCGGGTGCTCAAGGAGGCGCTGCGGGCCGGGCTCCTGGAGCTCGGCGAGCCGCTCACCGGGGAGTACGCCGAGGAACTGGCCGTCGTCGCGGCCCGGCTCGGCGACGACATGCCGCCGCGGCTCGTCGCCGACAGCGCGGCGATGTTCTTCATGCTCTGCGGCGCGGTCAACGCCGAGCTCTTCGGCCAGCTCACCAACTCGGTCGACCGGGACCGGCGCGGCTTCTTCGGCTTTCAGCTGGGTAAGGCCGCCACGCTGGCCGGCCTGACCGCCTGA
- a CDS encoding beta-ketoacyl reductase → MLAERGTRAVTLVGRSAPGEGARRVLDSLAEQGVRVEVVRGDVGDPRVCAAAVAAADRLGPLDAVLHLAGTTADGAFATAAPSTYDAVFAGKVDGAAALAGALRGRNLSAFVLYSSVSAVLGSAGQTGYAAANGYLTGLAESLRAEGVPAVSVAWGPWVPDGDSGLAGTEAVRRAAERFQVRPLTDADAAPVLAAALDSDVHQLVAVAFDAPRYAQLVAGHPRAALVAALAEPVAAAPVDATAPQPGWLQDRVSGLAEADAPAALRDAVASMVAETLGSPAPVDEHRGFADLGLDSIMAIDLRTRLAHGLGRELPATVALDHPTVVALTAYLAGELSGARAPVPVPGARPAELHDTVLSELSLDDLVAAAREDLAAGW, encoded by the coding sequence ATGCTGGCCGAGCGGGGGACCAGGGCGGTGACCCTGGTGGGACGGTCCGCGCCGGGCGAGGGTGCGCGGCGGGTGTTGGACTCGCTCGCCGAGCAGGGCGTACGGGTCGAGGTGGTGCGCGGCGATGTCGGTGACCCGCGGGTGTGTGCCGCGGCGGTGGCGGCGGCCGATCGGCTCGGCCCGCTGGACGCCGTCCTGCACCTGGCGGGGACAACCGCCGACGGGGCGTTCGCCACGGCGGCGCCGTCGACCTACGATGCGGTCTTCGCCGGCAAGGTGGACGGCGCCGCAGCCCTCGCGGGGGCGCTGCGGGGCCGGAACCTGAGCGCGTTCGTGCTGTACTCCTCGGTCTCCGCGGTGCTGGGCTCGGCCGGGCAGACCGGCTACGCGGCGGCCAACGGCTACCTGACCGGGCTGGCCGAGTCGCTGCGGGCCGAGGGTGTTCCGGCGGTGAGCGTCGCCTGGGGCCCGTGGGTGCCTGACGGCGACTCCGGCCTGGCCGGCACCGAGGCGGTGCGGAGGGCGGCCGAGCGGTTCCAGGTGCGGCCGCTGACCGACGCGGATGCCGCGCCGGTCCTGGCGGCGGCGCTGGACAGCGACGTGCACCAGCTGGTGGCGGTCGCGTTCGACGCGCCCCGCTATGCCCAGTTGGTGGCCGGCCATCCTCGGGCGGCCCTGGTGGCGGCGTTGGCGGAGCCGGTGGCCGCCGCGCCCGTCGATGCGACCGCGCCGCAGCCGGGCTGGCTCCAGGACCGGGTGTCCGGCCTGGCCGAGGCGGACGCGCCGGCCGCGCTGCGTGACGCGGTGGCGTCGATGGTGGCCGAGACGCTCGGCAGTCCCGCCCCGGTGGACGAGCACCGCGGCTTCGCCGACCTTGGCCTCGACTCGATCATGGCGATCGACCTGCGGACGCGGCTGGCGCACGGCCTCGGCCGGGAGCTTCCGGCGACGGTGGCGCTCGACCACCCGACAGTCGTGGCCCTGACCGCCTATCTGGCCGGGGAACTGTCCGGCGCCCGGGCCCCGGTGCCGGTGCCTGGGGCCCGGCCGGCCGAACTGCACGACACGGTGCTGTCCGAGCTGTCGCTCGACGACCTGGTCGCCGCGGCCCGGGAGGACCTCGCCGCCGGCTGGTGA
- a CDS encoding 3-oxoacyl-ACP synthase III family protein, which produces MRLVSLSEVLPGEPVTNRDMAERFGLHERWLDSVTGNRTRYFCRPDSPTGVPKTTGDLATEAGEQALVRAGVDPAAIDFLILSTASPDHLMPATVNLVADRLGLNDLPTFQLTSGCAGALQGLYTARALLASGLRRGLVIGADTCRNMLPPGDAAVQLRPAEMVNFAMFGDGGGAAVVEAGEDGPGLLVEHLFLRTVGKGRAPAQIVRWYGAAGAPQETGEHGRVVREAMSEEDYKAIEQHVPEAARAILDELVAVTGWRLPDVEHVLTPQLNGVMTERIREYLSIGEQQAVSCVADTGNNGNALPFIQLNRALRRIRGGVGERGRMLVATVESSKWVLAGMALRHRPEGDSNVD; this is translated from the coding sequence ATGAGACTGGTTTCATTGAGCGAGGTGCTGCCCGGCGAGCCCGTGACCAACCGCGACATGGCCGAGCGCTTCGGCTTGCACGAGCGGTGGCTGGACTCCGTCACGGGCAACCGCACGCGCTACTTCTGCCGACCGGACAGCCCCACGGGCGTACCGAAGACCACCGGCGACCTGGCCACCGAGGCGGGGGAGCAGGCCCTGGTCCGGGCCGGTGTGGACCCGGCGGCCATCGACTTCCTCATCCTCTCCACGGCGTCCCCGGACCACCTGATGCCGGCGACCGTCAACCTGGTCGCCGACCGGCTCGGCCTCAACGACCTGCCGACCTTTCAGCTGACCTCCGGCTGCGCCGGCGCGTTGCAGGGCCTCTACACCGCCCGCGCGCTGCTCGCCTCGGGCCTGCGCCGCGGCCTGGTCATCGGCGCCGACACCTGCCGCAACATGCTGCCGCCCGGCGACGCCGCGGTCCAGCTGCGGCCGGCCGAGATGGTGAACTTCGCGATGTTCGGCGACGGCGGCGGGGCGGCCGTGGTGGAGGCCGGCGAGGACGGCCCGGGCCTGCTGGTCGAGCACCTGTTCCTGCGCACCGTCGGCAAGGGCCGGGCGCCCGCCCAGATCGTCCGCTGGTACGGCGCCGCCGGCGCGCCGCAGGAGACCGGCGAGCACGGCCGCGTGGTGCGCGAGGCGATGAGCGAGGAGGACTACAAGGCGATCGAGCAGCATGTGCCGGAGGCCGCCCGGGCCATCCTCGACGAGCTGGTGGCGGTCACCGGATGGCGGCTGCCCGACGTCGAGCACGTCCTCACCCCGCAGCTCAACGGCGTGATGACCGAACGGATCCGCGAGTATCTCAGCATCGGCGAGCAGCAGGCGGTGTCCTGCGTGGCGGACACCGGCAACAACGGCAACGCGTTGCCGTTCATCCAGCTCAACCGGGCGCTGCGGCGCATCCGTGGCGGGGTGGGCGAGCGCGGCCGGATGCTGGTGGCGACCGTCGAATCGTCGAAATGGGTACTGGCCGGCATGGCGCTGCGCCACCGACCCGAGGGCGACTCCAATGTCGATTGA
- a CDS encoding DUF5988 family protein → MDDQKVTVLAVLDGGPADIPVTMRTCHVAGDADTIKLQWLNGYEHFHRTAAGPDGSAVFAWVARTRIAE, encoded by the coding sequence ATGGACGATCAGAAGGTCACCGTCCTCGCCGTGCTCGATGGCGGCCCGGCTGACATCCCGGTCACGATGCGCACCTGTCACGTCGCCGGCGACGCGGACACGATCAAGCTCCAGTGGCTCAACGGGTACGAGCATTTTCACCGTACGGCCGCAGGTCCGGACGGCTCGGCCGTGTTCGCCTGGGTCGCCCGGACCCGGATCGCCGAGTAG
- the sbnB gene encoding 2,3-diaminopropionate biosynthesis protein SbnB: MSQVPPFAIISGRQVHDAVHGREREVTELIESAYRLHGEGETTNPDSYFLRFPDRPRDRIIALPASVRGKVGVHGLKWISSFPDNVTAGIPRASAVLVLNDFHTGYPIACLEASIISAARTAASAASAAVRLSTARGAAPRRLGVVGAGVIARYTYHYLRANGLHFDSVGVHDLSAEHAAGFGDHLRRSGEQDVVRHDSLDGLLADSDLVLFATVAGEPHVIDPALFGHAPLVLHLSLRDLGPDVILNAWNVVDDVEHVMKAGTSVHLTEQRVGHRDFVAGTLCDVLAGRIAPPADRPVVFSPFGLGVLDLVLAKHVYDQVAADGGLTTVPDFFYDLQRYG; encoded by the coding sequence ATGTCCCAGGTACCACCATTCGCGATCATCTCCGGCCGGCAGGTCCACGATGCCGTGCACGGGCGGGAGCGCGAGGTCACCGAGCTGATCGAAAGCGCGTACCGGCTGCACGGCGAGGGCGAGACGACCAACCCGGACTCGTACTTCCTGCGCTTCCCGGACCGGCCGCGGGACCGGATCATCGCCCTGCCGGCCTCGGTCCGGGGCAAGGTCGGCGTGCACGGACTCAAGTGGATTTCCAGCTTTCCGGACAACGTGACGGCCGGCATCCCGCGCGCCTCGGCGGTGCTGGTCCTCAACGACTTCCACACCGGCTACCCGATCGCCTGTCTCGAGGCGTCGATCATCAGTGCGGCGCGGACAGCGGCGTCGGCGGCGTCGGCGGCGGTCCGCCTGTCCACCGCGCGCGGCGCCGCGCCGCGCCGGCTCGGCGTGGTGGGCGCCGGGGTCATCGCCCGCTACACCTACCACTACCTGCGGGCCAACGGACTGCACTTCGATTCGGTCGGGGTACACGACCTGTCGGCGGAGCACGCCGCAGGGTTCGGCGACCACCTTCGACGCTCCGGAGAGCAGGACGTGGTTCGGCACGACAGCCTCGACGGGCTGTTGGCCGACAGCGACCTGGTGCTGTTCGCGACCGTCGCCGGCGAGCCGCACGTGATCGACCCGGCGCTGTTCGGCCACGCGCCGCTGGTGCTGCACCTGTCGCTGCGCGACCTCGGCCCGGACGTGATCCTGAACGCCTGGAACGTGGTCGACGACGTCGAGCACGTGATGAAGGCCGGCACCTCGGTCCACCTCACCGAGCAGCGGGTCGGCCACCGGGACTTCGTCGCCGGCACGCTGTGTGACGTCCTGGCCGGGCGGATCGCCCCGCCCGCGGACCGGCCGGTCGTGTTCTCCCCGTTCGGCCTCGGTGTGCTCGACCTGGTGCTGGCCAAGCACGTCTACGACCAGGTTGCCGCCGACGGCGGGCTGACCACCGTCCCGGACTTCTTCTACGACCTCCAGCGGTACGGCTGA
- a CDS encoding 4'-phosphopantetheinyl transferase family protein, whose amino-acid sequence MPHTMTADLFPAGVVAVEAFDDAEPAPLFPEEERLIARAGSKRRTEFATARRCAREALAGLGCPPAPVLPGEGGAPTWPAGVVGSITHCAGYRLAAVAPASTLWTLGVDAEPNEPLPPGLLGCVASAPERVAVTALLASDPSVRWDRLLFCVKEAVYKVWFPLTRQPLGFTGAVVTIDAAGRTFDARLTVPGPRLDGREVTGFAGRWLAHRGLLVAALATPVRDPATTRAG is encoded by the coding sequence GTGCCGCACACGATGACCGCAGACCTGTTCCCGGCCGGCGTCGTCGCCGTCGAGGCGTTCGACGACGCCGAGCCGGCGCCGCTCTTCCCGGAGGAAGAGCGGCTGATCGCCCGGGCCGGCTCGAAGCGCCGCACCGAGTTCGCCACCGCCCGCCGCTGTGCCCGGGAGGCCCTGGCGGGTCTCGGCTGCCCGCCCGCCCCGGTGCTGCCCGGCGAGGGGGGCGCTCCGACCTGGCCGGCCGGCGTGGTCGGCAGCATCACGCACTGCGCCGGCTACCGGCTGGCGGCTGTCGCACCAGCCTCGACACTGTGGACACTGGGCGTGGACGCCGAGCCGAACGAGCCGCTGCCGCCGGGCCTACTTGGCTGCGTCGCCTCCGCACCGGAGCGCGTCGCCGTCACCGCACTGCTGGCCTCGGATCCGTCCGTCCGCTGGGACCGGCTGCTGTTCTGCGTCAAGGAAGCGGTCTACAAGGTCTGGTTCCCGCTGACCCGGCAGCCGCTGGGCTTCACCGGGGCGGTTGTCACCATCGACGCGGCCGGCCGGACCTTCGACGCCCGCCTCACGGTGCCCGGCCCACGGCTGGACGGCCGCGAGGTGACCGGGTTCGCCGGCCGCTGGCTGGCCCACCGGGGCCTGCTCGTCGCGGCTCTGGCCACCCCGGTCCGCGACCCGGCGACGACCCGGGCCGGCTGA
- a CDS encoding sensor histidine kinase: MQVRFFGLSCLLFLAYPVGAIGSNSIWLALNLIAFAAGYCRVIIRNTPQMHRNRAPVTVLLTLVLGGLLIPTLHYDWLSGLGVFAAIMLLINFPLRWWRALLVGLIGSLTIIAQFVLHAERNSVVVLLVLLVIVGAVQVAVYKQIETSMQLQEARAELTYLAVAEERLRIARDLHDILGQRLSAVTLKAEIAAQMVGRDPGRAITEILEVSATARDALAEVRAAVSGYRTVSLRVETESSEALLTACGVAVTVTGPLSLPQLANETAGWVVREATTNVIRHASARQCSITVIDEGDTFVVQVADDGVGGTLNEPFSYGTGLTGLAERMEIVGGDLDVGPRDGRFVVTARIPADPQFAESAATRRSGSGRPRRTRPSRPDLRPYGENARTR; encoded by the coding sequence ATGCAAGTCCGGTTCTTCGGCCTCTCCTGCCTGCTCTTCCTCGCCTATCCGGTCGGTGCGATCGGCAGCAACTCGATCTGGCTCGCCCTGAATCTGATCGCCTTCGCCGCCGGCTACTGCCGGGTCATCATTCGCAACACCCCGCAGATGCACCGCAACCGGGCGCCGGTGACCGTCCTGCTCACCCTGGTGCTCGGCGGGCTGCTGATCCCGACACTGCACTACGACTGGCTCTCCGGGCTGGGCGTCTTCGCCGCGATCATGTTGCTGATCAACTTTCCACTGCGGTGGTGGCGGGCGCTCCTGGTCGGGCTTATCGGCTCACTCACCATCATCGCCCAGTTCGTGTTGCACGCCGAGCGCAACTCGGTCGTCGTGCTCCTGGTGCTCCTGGTGATCGTCGGGGCCGTCCAGGTGGCCGTCTACAAGCAGATCGAGACGTCGATGCAGCTGCAGGAGGCGCGCGCCGAGCTGACCTACCTCGCGGTCGCCGAGGAGCGGCTGCGCATCGCCCGCGACCTGCACGACATCCTGGGCCAGCGACTCTCCGCGGTCACCCTGAAGGCCGAGATCGCCGCCCAGATGGTCGGCCGCGACCCGGGCCGGGCGATCACCGAGATCCTCGAGGTGAGCGCCACCGCCCGGGACGCTCTGGCCGAGGTGCGCGCGGCCGTGTCCGGCTATCGCACGGTGTCGCTGCGGGTCGAGACCGAGAGCTCCGAGGCCCTGTTGACCGCCTGCGGCGTGGCCGTGACCGTGACCGGGCCGCTGTCACTGCCGCAACTGGCCAACGAGACAGCCGGATGGGTGGTGCGGGAGGCGACGACGAACGTGATTCGGCACGCCTCGGCCCGGCAGTGCTCGATCACGGTCATCGACGAAGGCGACACCTTCGTCGTGCAGGTCGCCGACGACGGGGTGGGCGGCACGCTCAACGAGCCCTTCTCGTACGGCACCGGACTGACCGGGCTCGCCGAGCGCATGGAGATCGTGGGTGGCGATCTGGACGTCGGCCCCCGGGACGGTCGCTTCGTCGTGACCGCCCGGATCCCGGCCGACCCGCAGTTCGCGGAGTCGGCCGCTACTCGGCGATCCGGGTCCGGGCGACCCAGGCGAACACGGCCGAGCCGTCCGGACCTGCGGCCGTACGGTGAAAATGCTCGTACCCGTTGA
- a CDS encoding FAD-dependent monooxygenase: MSAVQETDVLIVGGGPAGALLGFLLARRGVGVLVVEKQTSLERDFRGETVAAPSVVTLRRLGFGPALDDHGFLRTEGVTMRMEGRRVMHVDYRRFGLGEVPVDIPQPALIAMFADAAAQYPTFEYRFGVSFTGLVRDGDTVTGARLRSRDGTTTEVRARLVVGADGRFSKVRHAAGITADVQHMARDFLSFKLPRPADWGLQAELVVDRDRHLVVLPTFPDFLRIGHNLPKRGLGALRKAGFAPFKAGIMALDPRLAPVVAEHLNSWDDTSFLEIFTAEVPEWTRDGLVLIGDASHTCTPILGQGVNLAIQDAVVIAPIIANALSGAGPIPASAFAGFVTERRRHKAHVTSFQRLQEKALATGSTPGVLLRRARYRLLDALPLKYRIFGGVLNAPHGIDPVDLAPDAGGTRQGLGV; encoded by the coding sequence ATGAGCGCCGTGCAGGAGACGGACGTCCTGATCGTCGGCGGCGGGCCGGCCGGCGCGCTGCTCGGCTTCCTGCTGGCCCGCCGCGGCGTCGGTGTGCTCGTGGTCGAGAAGCAGACCTCCCTGGAGCGCGACTTCCGGGGCGAGACCGTGGCCGCGCCGTCGGTCGTGACACTGCGCCGGCTCGGCTTCGGCCCGGCGCTCGACGACCACGGCTTCCTGCGCACCGAGGGCGTCACGATGCGGATGGAGGGCCGTCGGGTGATGCACGTCGACTACCGGCGGTTCGGGCTCGGCGAGGTGCCGGTCGACATCCCGCAGCCCGCGCTCATCGCGATGTTCGCGGACGCGGCCGCGCAGTACCCGACGTTCGAGTACCGCTTCGGTGTCTCGTTCACCGGCCTGGTACGCGACGGCGACACCGTCACCGGCGCCCGCCTGCGCAGCCGCGACGGCACGACGACCGAGGTGCGCGCCCGGCTCGTGGTCGGTGCCGACGGCCGGTTCTCCAAGGTGCGGCACGCGGCCGGCATCACCGCCGACGTGCAGCACATGGCCCGCGACTTCCTGTCCTTCAAGCTGCCCCGGCCGGCCGACTGGGGCCTGCAGGCGGAGCTCGTCGTCGACCGCGACCGGCACCTGGTGGTGCTGCCGACGTTCCCGGACTTCCTGCGGATCGGCCACAACCTGCCGAAGCGAGGGCTCGGCGCACTACGCAAGGCGGGCTTCGCGCCGTTCAAGGCGGGCATCATGGCGCTCGACCCGCGGCTGGCCCCGGTCGTCGCGGAGCACCTGAACTCGTGGGACGACACGTCGTTCCTGGAGATCTTCACGGCCGAGGTGCCGGAGTGGACCCGGGACGGCCTGGTCCTGATCGGCGACGCCTCGCACACCTGCACGCCGATCCTCGGCCAGGGCGTCAACCTGGCCATCCAGGATGCGGTGGTGATCGCGCCGATCATCGCCAACGCCCTGTCCGGCGCCGGCCCGATCCCCGCCTCGGCGTTCGCCGGATTCGTGACCGAACGGCGCCGCCACAAGGCGCACGTCACCAGCTTCCAGCGGCTCCAGGAGAAGGCGCTGGCCACCGGCAGCACGCCCGGTGTGCTGTTGCGCCGCGCCCGGTACCGGCTGCTCGACGCGCTGCCGCTGAAGTACCGGATTTTCGGCGGCGTCCTGAACGCTCCGCACGGCATCGACCCGGTCGACCTGGCCCCGGATGCCGGCGGCACCCGGCAGGGCCTCGGCGTCTGA
- a CDS encoding alpha/beta fold hydrolase, which translates to MTTEPGHARLAGTAVSPHAGRPGGIQIAYESLGRPNGEPLLLVMGLGMQMIMWHDDLCGVFAERGFTVARFDHRDVGASTHLHEAGRPTIMRMMLRPGAAAYRLPDMAGDAVAVLDALGWPRAHVVGISLGGMIAQQIAIQHPERVLSLTSISATASPRIGRLTMRTAMRLQKLQDRPVEDREGAGQLMVDLFDLIGSPGHDMDERWLRERGRIAFDRAYDQAGRLRHEAALMASRDRRAQLAELRIPALVVHGEADKIWDVAGGRATADAIPGARLMTFPGYGHGILPRALWSDVVGGVATLAGR; encoded by the coding sequence ATGACGACCGAACCAGGGCATGCCCGCCTGGCCGGCACGGCGGTGTCGCCGCACGCCGGCCGCCCGGGTGGCATTCAGATCGCGTACGAGAGCCTCGGCCGCCCCAACGGTGAGCCACTGCTGCTCGTCATGGGCCTCGGCATGCAGATGATCATGTGGCACGACGACCTCTGCGGCGTTTTCGCCGAACGGGGCTTCACCGTCGCCCGATTCGACCACCGGGACGTGGGCGCCTCGACCCACCTGCACGAGGCCGGACGCCCCACCATCATGCGCATGATGCTGCGGCCGGGCGCTGCGGCGTACCGGCTGCCGGACATGGCCGGTGACGCGGTCGCCGTGCTCGACGCGCTGGGCTGGCCGCGCGCGCACGTCGTCGGCATCTCGCTCGGCGGGATGATCGCGCAGCAGATCGCGATCCAGCACCCTGAACGGGTGCTGAGCCTGACCTCGATCTCGGCCACCGCGTCGCCCCGGATCGGCCGGCTGACCATGCGCACCGCGATGCGCCTGCAGAAGCTCCAGGACCGGCCGGTCGAGGACCGGGAGGGTGCCGGCCAACTGATGGTCGACCTGTTCGACCTGATCGGCTCGCCCGGACACGACATGGACGAGCGTTGGCTGCGCGAGCGCGGCCGGATCGCGTTCGACCGCGCCTACGACCAGGCCGGCCGGTTGCGGCACGAGGCGGCGTTGATGGCCTCCCGGGACCGCCGTGCCCAGCTCGCCGAGTTGCGCATCCCGGCCCTGGTGGTGCACGGCGAGGCGGACAAGATCTGGGACGTCGCGGGCGGCCGGGCCACCGCCGACGCCATCCCGGGCGCCCGCCTGATGACCTTCCCGGGGTACGGGCACGGCATCCTGCCCAGGGCGCTCTGGTCCGACGTCGTCGGTGGCGTCGCCACGCTCGCCGGCCGCTGA